The following are encoded in a window of Arcobacter arenosus genomic DNA:
- a CDS encoding sensor histidine kinase: MDTKLIYDLNIVLAYGITFGIVIMTIVYTFVRYIYSKDIFYISYCLTQFFSLIFIVSSSKLFNIPHLIEELSLLLATLSSLVFAINFYEGKFFPKLETFKELVINTIILNIIILTAFYHYMLFEYLPYTIIYAILFISVAFNLKDGFKANFAYVIGWSIFCFVVFIFDFKTYYEHQGFMDLVLVAFAIEAILFTLSLAYKYNSLQKQNKSIEDMLLQQSRLAKSGEMIENITHQFRQPLNNISYILINFKKRFENKKLDSEYFEKKLTQANEQLDFLSKTIDDFKEFYAPSKKKEYFSIKEVIENVSTILSADLKKRNIQVFIDFKVSEEIKIFGIKNELSQVLLALISNANDALKDTENPMIKIEVDSTSAEVIIRIIDNAGGIKKRDLDKIFEPYFTTKENGSGIGLYLTKVIIRDSFNGKIEVANNKEGAVFSLFIEKAI, translated from the coding sequence GTGGATACAAAATTGATCTATGATTTAAATATAGTTTTAGCTTATGGTATAACCTTTGGAATAGTTATAATGACCATTGTTTACACTTTTGTTAGATATATCTATTCTAAGGATATATTTTATATTAGTTATTGTTTAACACAATTTTTCTCTTTAATTTTTATTGTTTCTTCTAGTAAATTGTTTAATATACCTCATCTTATAGAAGAACTTTCACTACTCTTAGCAACTTTATCTTCTTTAGTTTTCGCAATAAATTTTTATGAGGGTAAGTTTTTCCCAAAATTAGAAACCTTTAAAGAATTAGTTATAAACACAATCATTTTAAATATAATTATACTAACTGCTTTTTATCACTATATGCTTTTTGAATATCTTCCATATACAATTATTTATGCCATTTTATTTATATCTGTTGCATTTAATTTAAAGGATGGATTTAAAGCTAATTTTGCATATGTAATAGGTTGGTCGATTTTTTGTTTTGTAGTATTTATTTTTGATTTTAAAACCTATTATGAACATCAAGGTTTTATGGACTTAGTTTTAGTTGCCTTTGCCATTGAAGCAATACTGTTTACTTTATCCCTTGCTTATAAATATAATAGTCTCCAAAAACAAAACAAAAGTATAGAGGATATGCTTTTACAACAATCTAGACTTGCTAAATCTGGTGAAATGATAGAGAATATTACCCACCAATTTAGACAACCCCTTAACAATATTTCATATATTTTAATCAATTTTAAAAAAAGATTTGAAAATAAAAAACTAGATAGTGAATATTTTGAAAAGAAACTAACTCAAGCAAATGAACAATTAGACTTTTTATCAAAGACAATAGATGACTTTAAAGAGTTTTACGCACCCTCTAAGAAAAAAGAGTACTTTAGTATTAAAGAGGTAATTGAAAATGTTTCTACAATTTTAAGTGCAGATTTAAAAAAAAGAAATATCCAAGTTTTTATTGATTTTAAAGTAAGTGAAGAGATAAAAATATTTGGTATTAAAAATGAACTTTCTCAAGTTTTATTAGCATTAATCTCAAATGCAAATGATGCATTAAAAGATACAGAAAATCCAATGATTAAAATTGAAGTTGATTCTACTTCCGCTGAAGTTATAATCAGAATAATAGATAATGCAGGTGGTATTAAAAAAAGAGATTTAGATAAGATTTTTGAACCATATTTTACAACAAAAGAAAATGGTTCAGGAATTGGTTTGTATTTAACAAAGGTTATTATAAGAGATAGTTTTAATGGAAAAATAGAAGTAGCCAATAATAAAGAGGGAGCGGTTTTTTCCCTCTTTATTGAAAAAGCTATTTAA
- a CDS encoding response regulator produces MQNEINKKIKVLYVEDDDIARENGLEYLENYFENLYEASDALSALKLYGEIKPEIIITDIQMPKLNGLEFIKNIRKKDKKTQVIVLSAYSNKDYLFSAIELGLVKYLIKPIKEKEFEEALSLCIKHIENDDSNIIHLSENFTFDLYNKTLVNDGELIKLRAKELELLFLLLSNKNRYVTYKEIENFVWKDSVMTKDALKTLMKNLKTKIPKNIIKNLSGSGYKIDL; encoded by the coding sequence ATGCAAAATGAGATTAACAAAAAAATAAAAGTTTTATATGTTGAGGATGATGATATTGCAAGAGAAAATGGTTTAGAGTACTTAGAAAACTATTTTGAAAACTTATATGAAGCATCAGATGCATTAAGCGCTTTAAAACTTTATGGTGAAATTAAACCAGAAATCATAATCACAGATATTCAAATGCCAAAACTAAATGGCTTAGAGTTTATAAAAAATATTAGAAAAAAAGATAAAAAAACTCAGGTTATTGTTTTAAGTGCATATTCAAATAAAGACTATCTTTTTTCTGCCATAGAATTAGGTTTAGTAAAATATTTAATAAAACCTATAAAGGAAAAAGAGTTTGAAGAAGCTTTAAGTCTTTGTATAAAACATATAGAAAATGATGATTCAAATATTATACATCTATCTGAGAATTTTACTTTTGATTTGTATAACAAAACTTTAGTAAATGATGGTGAACTAATAAAACTAAGAGCAAAAGAACTAGAACTGCTATTTTTACTTTTATCTAACAAAAATAGATATGTTACCTACAAAGAGATTGAAAATTTTGTATGGAAAGATTCAGTTATGACAAAAGATGCTTTAAAAACTTTAATGAAAAATTTAAAAACAAAAATACCAAAAAATATAATTAAAAATCTTTCAGGAAGTGGATACAAAATTGATCTATGA
- a CDS encoding methylated-DNA--[protein]-cysteine S-methyltransferase: MRPYKQTIKKNILATSTITTPLGDMLCAATSKGICLLSFFNSKHLEKQIEKIQKFFNTEAIPAHNKYFECLQKELDEYFEGKRKEFTIPMQLVGTPFQQDVWKVLQLIPYGEKISYKDEAQLLKKPNASRAVANANGQNMISILIPCHRIIQKNGTLGGYSSGVDKKEFLLNLEEKNF, from the coding sequence ATGAGACCATATAAACAAACTATAAAGAAAAATATTTTGGCAACTTCAACAATTACTACACCTTTGGGAGATATGTTATGTGCTGCTACTTCAAAAGGGATTTGTTTATTGAGTTTTTTTAATTCAAAACACCTTGAAAAACAAATTGAAAAGATTCAAAAGTTTTTTAATACAGAAGCAATACCTGCACATAATAAATATTTTGAATGTTTACAAAAAGAGTTAGATGAGTATTTTGAAGGGAAAAGAAAAGAGTTTACTATTCCTATGCAATTAGTAGGTACACCTTTTCAACAAGATGTATGGAAAGTTTTACAACTAATACCTTATGGTGAAAAAATATCTTACAAAGATGAAGCCCAACTTTTAAAAAAACCAAATGCTTCTAGAGCTGTTGCAAATGCAAATGGTCAAAATATGATTTCAATTTTAATCCCATGTCATAGAATAATACAAAAAAATGGAACTTTAGGTGGTTACTCAAGTGGTGTTGATAAAAAAGAGTTTTTACTAAATCTAGAAGAAAAGAATTTTTGA
- a CDS encoding phosphomannomutase/phosphoglucomutase, whose product MIDKTIFRQYDIRGLVPTQLDFKKAKQIGYFLGIRLKKEINEDLYIVIGYDIRTHSKELFNGLVSGLNKASCNILDIGLVATGVNYFASYQEYKIDDKKIKPHASIMITGSHNDKKYNGFKITFKNEPFFDKELLGLYEEIVKNKDIQIEDNFKAIKIDAKSLYIDYMVKEFKHLKSLPNSFAIDCGNGVADTVITEIFDKLDLNYKAIYTKPNGEFPNHHPDPSKNENLLDLKALLIDSNLGFAFDGDADRIAVLTRNHDIKGDTLAYLFSKTMKNPVIIGEVTYSQNIFDEINTHGTTIMNKTGYSNLRLKLKELNADLAAEVSGHIFFNDRYYGFDDAIYASLRVLELVHLGFDLDKEVEKLPKVYTSSNIEIEVKDEEKFLIIDKLNKLITNPQRGFPIINDIICVDGIRIIFEYGWALIRASNTNPVIVTKYEASSHATALTYQNAVENLIKKVLNEINSTTNKN is encoded by the coding sequence ATGATTGATAAAACTATATTTAGACAATATGATATTAGAGGGCTTGTCCCAACACAATTAGATTTTAAAAAAGCAAAACAGATTGGATATTTTCTTGGTATTAGACTCAAAAAAGAGATAAATGAAGATTTATATATTGTTATTGGATATGATATAAGAACACACTCAAAAGAGCTTTTTAATGGTTTAGTTTCTGGATTAAATAAAGCCTCTTGTAATATTCTTGATATAGGACTTGTTGCTACAGGGGTCAATTATTTTGCTTCATATCAAGAGTATAAAATAGATGATAAAAAAATCAAACCCCATGCTTCAATTATGATAACAGGTAGCCATAATGATAAAAAATATAATGGTTTTAAAATCACCTTTAAAAATGAACCTTTTTTTGATAAAGAATTACTTGGTCTTTATGAAGAAATAGTTAAAAATAAAGATATTCAAATAGAAGATAATTTTAAAGCTATAAAAATAGATGCAAAATCTTTATATATTGATTATATGGTAAAGGAATTTAAACATCTAAAATCACTCCCAAACTCCTTTGCAATAGATTGTGGAAATGGTGTAGCAGATACTGTAATAACAGAGATTTTTGATAAATTAGATTTAAATTATAAAGCTATCTATACAAAACCAAATGGGGAGTTTCCAAATCACCATCCAGACCCCTCAAAAAATGAAAATCTACTCGATTTAAAAGCTTTACTAATAGATTCAAATCTTGGTTTTGCCTTTGATGGAGATGCGGATAGAATAGCTGTGTTAACTAGAAATCATGATATAAAAGGTGATACTTTAGCTTATCTTTTTTCTAAGACAATGAAAAATCCAGTTATTATTGGGGAAGTAACCTATTCACAAAATATTTTTGATGAGATAAATACTCATGGAACAACTATTATGAATAAAACTGGTTATTCAAATCTAAGACTTAAACTAAAAGAGTTAAATGCAGATTTAGCAGCAGAAGTTTCAGGACACATTTTTTTTAATGATAGATATTATGGTTTTGATGATGCGATATATGCATCTTTGAGAGTTTTAGAATTGGTTCATTTAGGATTTGATTTAGATAAAGAGGTGGAAAAACTGCCAAAAGTTTATACAAGTTCAAATATAGAAATAGAGGTTAAAGATGAGGAAAAATTTTTAATAATAGATAAACTTAACAAATTGATTACAAATCCTCAAAGGGGATTTCCTATTATAAATGATATAATTTGTGTTGATGGTATAAGAATTATTTTTGAATATGGCTGGGCATTGATTAGAGCATCAAATACAAATCCTGTAATTGTTACAAAATATGAAGCAAGTTCCCATGCAACTGCACTTACATATCAAAATGCAGTAGAAAATTTGATTAAAAAGGTATTAAATGAAATTAATAGCACTACAAACAAAAACTAA
- a CDS encoding carbon-nitrogen hydrolase family protein, which yields MKLIALQTKTKKNFKKNLDKLLELIEKCEDGSFILAPELCLTGFSYDRMDEASEFAIKAKKKIKKLSQNKTIALTFIEKEDIEYYNTLYIFHKGKVIHSQSKHRLFPLGDEPAHFAKGKLENMKIIEIDGIKIATLICFEIRFPEYWLKVLGADLILNPSMWGAKRKTHFETMTKALAIANQCYVLIANSADDNMAKGSGVISPWGDETRDDSKEVISSQLDLNEISKIRKYIDIGLKNK from the coding sequence ATGAAATTAATAGCACTACAAACAAAAACTAAAAAAAATTTTAAAAAAAATCTTGATAAATTACTAGAATTAATCGAAAAATGTGAAGATGGCTCTTTTATTTTAGCACCTGAACTTTGTTTGACAGGTTTTTCATATGATAGGATGGATGAAGCTTCAGAGTTTGCAATAAAAGCAAAGAAAAAAATAAAAAAACTTTCACAAAATAAAACAATAGCTTTAACTTTTATTGAAAAAGAGGATATTGAATATTACAACACTTTATATATTTTTCATAAGGGAAAAGTTATCCATAGTCAGTCAAAACATAGATTATTCCCCCTTGGTGATGAGCCTGCACATTTTGCAAAGGGTAAATTAGAAAATATGAAAATCATTGAGATTGATGGTATTAAAATTGCAACATTAATCTGTTTTGAGATTAGATTTCCTGAATATTGGTTGAAGGTTTTAGGGGCAGATTTAATTCTAAATCCATCTATGTGGGGAGCTAAAAGAAAAACCCATTTTGAAACTATGACAAAGGCCTTAGCTATAGCAAATCAATGTTATGTCTTAATTGCAAATAGTGCAGATGATAATATGGCAAAAGGGAGTGGAGTAATCTCACCATGGGGAGATGAAACTAGAGACGACTCTAAAGAAGTTATAAGTTCGCAGTTGGATTTAAATGAGATTAGCAAGATTAGAAAATACATCGATATAGGATTAAAAAACAAATGA
- a CDS encoding low molecular weight protein-tyrosine-phosphatase, whose amino-acid sequence MKSILFVCLGNICRSPLAEGIANEYCNQNNIDLVCESAGTGSWHIGEPPCENSIRVAKDNGIDISSQRARQVTLEDFEKYDIIVGLDDSNIKNLKKLGCKNPLKLGDFGFDGEDVPDPYFFDGFEGFDKVYNMIEVCVKTLIRQKAIQ is encoded by the coding sequence ATGAAATCGATACTTTTTGTATGTTTAGGTAATATTTGTAGGTCGCCATTAGCCGAAGGCATTGCAAATGAATATTGTAATCAAAACAATATTGATTTGGTATGTGAAAGTGCAGGAACTGGAAGTTGGCATATTGGTGAACCACCCTGTGAAAACTCTATCAGAGTTGCTAAAGACAATGGAATTGATATCTCTTCTCAAAGGGCAAGACAAGTAACTTTAGAGGATTTTGAAAAATATGACATTATTGTAGGATTAGATGATTCTAATATCAAAAATCTAAAAAAATTAGGTTGTAAAAATCCTCTTAAATTGGGAGATTTTGGTTTTGACGGAGAGGATGTACCAGACCCTTATTTTTTTGATGGATTTGAAGGGTTTGATAAGGTTTATAATATGATAGAAGTTTGTGTGAAAACTTTAATTAGGCAGAAGGCTATACAATAG
- a CDS encoding OmpA family protein: MSSEKKVIILFLLLIVFIVGCVYNHLPEMMKKQQELQNEPKQEVLSDNNKEQEQILVDEKPKDLEEPVIHQDETLVEPNETIQEEPPILENTTNETQDVVEKEEEIIEEPKEPLITTPENYIREGDEKRIEELSFPTQELQLQINEYIDNNPISFKRGKYTIANNKSVDSIKEIVRILEENPNIKLEIAGHTDAAGSKDVNLIFSLERAKTVVKVMENLGIDENRIKARGYGEGIPKNAQNVYSPENRRVEFNIVEE; the protein is encoded by the coding sequence ATGAGTTCAGAAAAAAAAGTAATAATTCTATTTTTATTGTTAATTGTATTTATTGTTGGTTGTGTTTATAATCATTTACCAGAAATGATGAAAAAACAACAAGAACTTCAAAATGAACCTAAACAAGAAGTACTTTCAGATAATAATAAAGAGCAAGAACAAATTTTAGTAGATGAAAAACCTAAAGATTTAGAAGAACCAGTAATTCATCAGGATGAAACTTTAGTTGAGCCTAATGAAACAATTCAAGAAGAACCTCCAATTTTAGAAAATACTACAAATGAAACCCAAGATGTAGTTGAAAAAGAAGAAGAGATTATTGAAGAACCAAAAGAACCTTTAATCACGACTCCAGAGAATTATATTAGAGAGGGTGATGAAAAAAGAATTGAAGAGTTATCTTTTCCAACACAAGAACTTCAGCTTCAAATAAATGAATATATAGATAATAACCCAATCTCATTTAAAAGAGGTAAATATACAATTGCAAACAATAAAAGTGTTGACTCAATAAAAGAGATTGTTAGAATTTTAGAAGAAAATCCAAATATAAAATTAGAAATTGCAGGGCATACTGATGCAGCAGGTTCAAAAGATGTGAACTTAATATTTTCCCTTGAAAGAGCGAAAACAGTTGTAAAAGTTATGGAAAACCTTGGAATTGATGAAAATAGAATTAAGGCAAGAGGATATGGTGAAGGTATCCCCAAAAATGCACAAAATGTTTATTCTCCTGAAAACAGAAGAGTTGAATTTAATATTGTAGAGGAATAA
- a CDS encoding c-type cytochrome: protein MNKILTLFFLISLCSYLLANDINDVYKRCVACHGVKGEIAALGRSIKISQLSKEEFIKSLKEYKNSNKNISGLGGIMQAQVYNLNEKDFENLAQMFKLLNKKE from the coding sequence ATGAATAAAATTTTAACTTTATTTTTTCTAATATCACTATGTTCATATCTATTAGCTAATGATATAAATGATGTTTATAAAAGATGTGTTGCATGTCATGGTGTAAAAGGCGAAATTGCGGCATTAGGTAGAAGTATTAAGATTTCACAATTATCAAAAGAAGAGTTTATAAAATCGTTAAAAGAGTATAAAAATAGTAATAAAAATATAAGTGGTTTAGGGGGTATTATGCAAGCACAAGTTTACAACCTAAATGAAAAGGACTTTGAGAATTTAGCCCAGATGTTTAAATTGTTAAATAAAAAGGAGTAA
- a CDS encoding c-type cytochrome translates to MKVVALFFCFISYLFALPDEFDRKLYNEGEKIFEAKCSSCHQKSIQMQTLLKNFLEEDNRTLKLLAPTGNQISFRLKSQIGSPDDREFHLMETADFLVEYVNNPNKSKSICLEGVVKHFDTMPSLKGKITEEEIRTVNHFLYFLEGFNGVNKYYHKEDAF, encoded by the coding sequence ATGAAAGTTGTAGCCTTATTTTTCTGTTTTATTAGTTATTTATTTGCTTTGCCAGATGAATTTGACAGAAAGTTGTATAATGAAGGGGAAAAGATATTTGAGGCAAAATGTAGTAGCTGTCATCAAAAATCAATACAAATGCAAACTCTTTTAAAAAACTTTTTAGAAGAGGATAATAGAACCCTTAAACTTTTAGCCCCAACGGGAAATCAAATCTCATTTCGATTAAAATCTCAAATTGGAAGCCCAGATGATAGGGAATTTCATTTAATGGAAACTGCAGATTTCTTAGTAGAATATGTAAATAATCCTAATAAATCAAAATCAATTTGTCTTGAAGGTGTTGTAAAACACTTTGATACAATGCCTAGCTTAAAAGGAAAAATTACAGAAGAAGAGATTAGAACTGTAAATCACTTTTTGTACTTTTTAGAAGGTTTTAATGGGGTAAATAAATACTACCACAAAGAGGATGCGTTTTAA
- a CDS encoding MarR family winged helix-turn-helix transcriptional regulator — protein MIETNSIISTIATIDNSANKLIVEELKKHNLDGLAPSHGSILVVLYNNEQGVPMSKITHEINKDKSTVTALVNKLEKMELLEKLKNTDDSRSTLVRLTKKGLDTKYIVIDVISTKLLDLTYKGFTEEEKELVCNLLERIKNNFLEK, from the coding sequence ATGATTGAAACAAATTCAATTATTTCAACAATAGCAACTATTGATAATAGTGCAAACAAGCTTATTGTTGAGGAATTAAAAAAACATAATCTTGATGGTTTAGCACCCTCTCATGGAAGTATTCTTGTAGTTCTTTACAATAATGAGCAGGGTGTTCCTATGAGTAAAATAACCCACGAGATAAATAAAGATAAGTCCACAGTTACGGCACTTGTAAATAAACTAGAAAAAATGGAACTTCTTGAAAAGTTAAAAAACACAGATGATAGTAGAAGTACTTTAGTAAGGCTCACAAAAAAAGGGCTTGATACAAAATATATTGTAATTGATGTGATTTCTACAAAACTTTTAGATTTGACATATAAAGGTTTTACAGAAGAGGAAAAGGAACTTGTTTGCAATCTTTTAGAAAGAATCAAAAACAATTTTTTAGAAAAATAG
- a CDS encoding sulfite exporter TauE/SafE family protein, which produces MEFEILIYITIFLTLAAFVHGSVGFGFPMIATPLIAMFTDLQTAIIYTLIPTLLVNILSIRSEGNFFEAVKKFYPLAILAMIGSAIGTQIIIYFNTDLFKFILVFVILLYLFFDYKKVEFPFIRENPNISKTIFGIGSGIIGGLTNVMSATLIIYVLESKFTKKEIVQSFNICFLFGKVVQIILFTCAGIFTQTEISQSLLPLVFISIAIFVGIKIRNKINPVAYAKMVKGVLFLIAIALFIQTI; this is translated from the coding sequence ATGGAATTTGAGATTTTAATTTATATCACTATTTTTTTAACTCTTGCAGCCTTTGTTCATGGAAGTGTAGGGTTTGGCTTCCCTATGATTGCAACACCACTCATAGCAATGTTTACAGACCTTCAAACAGCTATTATTTATACACTTATTCCAACACTACTTGTTAATATACTTAGTATTAGAAGTGAAGGAAACTTCTTTGAAGCTGTAAAAAAATTTTATCCTTTAGCTATTTTAGCTATGATTGGTAGTGCTATAGGTACTCAAATTATAATTTACTTTAACACCGATTTATTCAAGTTTATTCTAGTATTTGTAATTCTTTTATATTTGTTTTTTGATTACAAAAAAGTAGAATTCCCTTTTATTCGTGAAAATCCAAATATCTCTAAAACTATATTTGGGATTGGCTCAGGAATAATTGGAGGTCTTACAAATGTAATGTCTGCTACATTAATCATATATGTTTTAGAATCAAAGTTTACAAAAAAAGAGATAGTTCAATCTTTTAATATCTGCTTTTTATTTGGTAAAGTAGTTCAAATTATTCTTTTCACTTGTGCAGGTATTTTTACACAAACAGAGATATCTCAATCTTTATTGCCATTAGTTTTTATTTCAATTGCTATATTTGTAGGTATTAAAATTAGAAATAAAATAAACCCAGTTGCCTATGCTAAGATGGTTAAAGGGGTACTTTTTTTAATAGCTATTGCCCTTTTTATTCAGACAATTTAA
- a CDS encoding S24 family peptidase, which translates to MNDEEFNEKSLFALIVDGKSMQPKILDKEVIVVDLSQKIVLDEKIYVVHFEGKMWVKKYDETSQNFISINPEFSHLVYNKDEVHIVGKVLDISR; encoded by the coding sequence ATAAATGATGAAGAGTTTAATGAAAAGTCTCTTTTTGCTTTAATTGTAGATGGAAAATCAATGCAACCAAAGATTTTGGATAAAGAGGTAATTGTTGTAGATTTATCACAAAAAATAGTTTTAGATGAAAAAATTTATGTGGTTCATTTTGAAGGTAAAATGTGGGTTAAAAAGTATGATGAAACTTCCCAGAACTTTATTTCTATAAACCCAGAGTTTTCACATCTAGTTTATAATAAAGATGAGGTTCATATAGTGGGAAAGGTTTTAGATATAAGTAGATAG
- a CDS encoding VOC family protein: MINVNRLDHLVLTVKDIEKTVDFYTNILGMQKEIFKVSRVALKFGNSKINLHELGNEFEPKAQNVKEGSADLCFIVDNSLYDVKAFLISHNIEIEEGIVKRTGANGNIQSIYIRDPDLNLIELSTYI, translated from the coding sequence ATGATAAATGTAAATAGACTAGACCACTTAGTTTTAACAGTAAAAGATATAGAAAAAACTGTAGATTTTTATACAAATATTTTAGGAATGCAAAAAGAGATTTTCAAAGTCTCAAGAGTTGCTTTAAAATTCGGAAACTCTAAAATAAACCTACATGAACTTGGAAATGAATTTGAACCAAAAGCACAAAATGTAAAAGAAGGCAGTGCAGATTTATGTTTTATTGTAGATAACTCTTTATATGATGTAAAAGCTTTTTTAATTTCACATAATATAGAAATAGAAGAAGGTATAGTTAAACGAACAGGAGCAAATGGAAACATCCAATCAATTTATATAAGAGACCCTGATTTAAATCTAATAGAACTATCTACTTATATCTAA
- a CDS encoding acyl-CoA thioesterase: protein MFTEIITPRFLETDALGHINNNSYGVWFEAARDKFFRIFNPNSNIKEWNLVMAHSSFDFLSEVFWGKDVVIKTGISKIGNSSIELVHAVYQENKLCTTGKAIIVHYNFKTKQSMKIPDNIKDKLEEHIFQKNWPKEIKELGD, encoded by the coding sequence ATGTTTACAGAGATAATTACACCTAGATTTTTAGAAACTGATGCCCTAGGACATATAAATAATAATTCTTATGGAGTATGGTTTGAAGCTGCAAGGGATAAGTTTTTTCGTATTTTTAATCCCAATTCAAATATAAAAGAGTGGAATCTAGTTATGGCTCATAGCTCTTTTGATTTTTTAAGTGAAGTTTTCTGGGGAAAAGATGTTGTTATAAAAACAGGAATTTCAAAAATTGGAAACTCTTCAATTGAATTGGTTCATGCCGTTTATCAAGAGAATAAATTATGTACAACAGGAAAAGCTATAATCGTTCATTATAATTTTAAAACGAAACAATCAATGAAAATACCTGATAATATTAAAGATAAATTAGAAGAACATATTTTTCAAAAAAATTGGCCTAAAGAGATAAAAGAATTAGGAGATTAA
- a CDS encoding AraC family transcriptional regulator, giving the protein MQKRKTYNKNIQIVNDTMFYIYEHIDTDINIDELAASFGISKFHFHKVFKEYMGINLYETIKSNRLQKASSLLLTNKLSTITEIANLCGYSSQTSFIRAFKERFHQTPKDWRNGGYKEYSKLILEKSIISFYKKPDFNMLQPKIVKTTPKKMYYIRNKGYITEDAKKVWRQLLAWVYTNNIKEYDQIAIYHDNPAITPHEDCFYVAGIIPKEDIDLSNTSLPSFMTPEALYATFEIDGKIGDVLRFIQWVYHEWLPKSGFETTIKPSYAIFRKNQFLEEDEKFEGTYYIPIQYI; this is encoded by the coding sequence TTGCAAAAAAGAAAGACATATAATAAAAATATTCAAATAGTAAACGACACTATGTTTTATATTTATGAACATATTGATACAGATATAAATATAGATGAATTAGCGGCAAGTTTTGGTATAAGTAAGTTTCATTTTCATAAAGTATTTAAAGAGTATATGGGGATAAATCTATATGAAACAATAAAATCAAATAGATTACAAAAAGCTTCAAGTCTTCTTTTGACAAATAAACTTTCTACAATTACAGAGATTGCAAATTTATGTGGATATAGTTCTCAAACATCTTTTATCAGAGCTTTTAAAGAGAGATTTCATCAGACACCAAAAGATTGGAGAAATGGTGGATATAAGGAATATTCAAAATTAATTTTAGAAAAATCAATAATCTCTTTTTATAAAAAACCTGATTTTAATATGCTTCAACCAAAAATTGTGAAAACTACTCCAAAAAAAATGTATTATATTCGAAATAAAGGCTATATAACAGAAGATGCAAAAAAAGTATGGAGACAACTATTAGCTTGGGTTTATACAAATAATATTAAAGAATACGACCAAATAGCAATCTATCATGACAATCCTGCTATAACTCCCCATGAAGATTGTTTCTATGTTGCAGGGATTATTCCTAAAGAGGATATTGATTTATCAAATACTAGTTTGCCCTCTTTTATGACCCCTGAAGCATTATACGCCACCTTTGAAATAGATGGGAAAATAGGAGATGTTCTTAGATTTATTCAGTGGGTATATCATGAATGGTTACCTAAAAGTGGCTTTGAAACTACAATAAAACCATCTTATGCAATATTTAGAAAAAACCAATTTTTAGAAGAGGATGAAAAGTTTGAGGGGACTTATTATATCCCTATTCAATATATTTAA